The Myxococcota bacterium genome includes the window GCGTCGGGCGCCCAGTCGAGGAGGCGCGGCGTGACGCCGACGTTCTCGCGCACCGACAGGTGGGGGAACAGGCCGACGCCCTGAAAGCAGTAGCCGATGCGCCGGCGCAGCTCGGGGCCGGATAGCCCCTCGGTATCCGCTCCGTCGATCCAGACCGAGCCGCCGCTGGGTTCGATCAGCCGGTTGATGAGCTTCAGGGTGGTCGTCTTCCCCGACCCGGACCCGCCCACCAGCATCATCAGCTCACCGCGGGCCACCTCGAGGCAGACGTCGTCGACGGCCATCGCGTCACCGGCTGGATCGCCGGTCGGGCTGCCGTAGCGTTTGCTGAGGTTTCGCAGCTCGATCACGAGCGTTCGGCGATCCAGAGCTTCGCGTACTTGAGCCGCACGTAGTGGGCGGCGAGGTACGCCAGCAGGAGCCCGCGCCAGCCGTCGAGGAAGCCGCGGCGCAGGACGTAGAAGACGAAGAAACGGGCGGGCGGGCGCAGCACGACGTCGCGCCAGCGCGCGCGCCGACCCTCGCTGCGCATCTCCTCGGCCATCGTGGTCGTGTAGGTGTCGATGGTGCGCAGGTGGTCCGAGAAGCTGCGGTAGGGGTCGTGTTCGAGCTCTCCGGCCAGGCGGGTGACCGGGCCGTCCACCCGCACGTGGTCGTGGGGGTTGCGCCCGCTCCAGCCGCCGCGACGTCGGTCGAAGAGCCGCAGCTTCCAGTCGGGGTACCAGGTGCCGTGACGGATCCAGCGCCCGAGGTAGCGCGACACCCGCGACACCTCGTAGCCCGCCGCGTTCCCGAAGCCCCCCTCCTGCACGCGCTCGATGGCGGCGCGCAGCTCGGGCGCGACGCGCTCATCCGCGTCGATGCAGAACACCCAGTCGTGTTTCGCCTCGCGGATCGCGAACTCTTTCTGGGCGACGTGGCCGGGCCAGTCGCGTTCGATCACACGCGCGCCGTGCTCGGCGGCGATCTCGCGCGTGCGGTCCTCGGAGTGGGAGTCGACGACGAGGACCTCGTCGCAGAAGGCCACGCTGTCGAGGCATGCACCGATGCGATCGGCTTCGTTGCCCGCGATGATGCAGGCGCTCACCGGGTGCGGAGCGTTCGGAGAGGCCACGCGCCCTCCGTCGGGTCAGTCCGTGAAGCCGAGCAGGGCGTCGAGGGTCGGCCACTCGACGGCGCCCTGGGCCGCGAACGCCTGAAGCAGCAGCTCGCGATCGGGCTCGTCGCCGGCCTCGCGGTACGACTTCACCGACGTCTCGAGGTGGGCCTTCTCGGGTTCGTCCGGCGTGTCCTCTTCGAGGGCGCCGTCCTCGTGCTTCAAGCCCACCAGATCCAGCCACTCGAGCAGCAGGTCCTTCCGGCACTCGAGGAAGTACACCGCCAACAGCTCATCGGCGACCGGATTGGCGGCCAGGCGCGCGAGTGAGCGTCGCACCGCGGCGGCCCGCTTCTCGAAGGGCTGCTTCCGCAGGTAGACCGGGCGCGCCTTCATCGAGATCGCCGCCGCGTCCACCGCCTGCCGAAACATCGGCGGCGTCTCCTTCGAAAGCACCTTCATCATGCGGGTGGCTTCCTCGGGCGACATCCGCGCGAACACCTGGAACGAGCGCATCCAGTACCTCCGAGCAGGGGTGTAGCACCCTTCCGGTGGGCTCTGCCGCGGGCCGATCGGGACCCAGCGCCCGGTCAGGCGTGCCGGAACCACGCGTCGCGGACCGCCAGGGTGGCGGTCAGGACCAGGGCGGTGGCCAGGGCCGAATGGAGCCCCGTCACCTCGACCGGCAGCGCCAGCACGACGTTCGCGATGCCGACGGCCACCTGGGCGAGGCCCAGCGCGCCGGCGAGCCGGGCCAGCCAGGCCAGTCGGCCCGTGCCTCGGGCGGTCGCGGCCCAGCCGAGGAGCACGCCGAGCAGGGCATAGCCGTTGAGCCGGTGCAGCAGGTGTATGCCGACGGTTCCCTGCCAGGTCGGGAACCAGAGTCCGCCGTTGCAGGTGGGCCACTCGGGACAGGCGAGGCCGGCGTAGCGCGAAGAGACCTGGCCACCCAAGAACATCTGAAGGAGCAGGAGCCCGCCGACGACCCACAGCCAGCGACGCGCGTGGGCTGCGACGTCGGCCGCCGCAGCCGGCGCTCCCGCGTTTCGGTCGCGGAGCTCCCAACCGATCCAGGCGAAGCAGGCGACGATCGAGTTTCCGACGAGCAGGTGCGACGTGACGGTCCACGAGGCGAGCAGTTCCCAGACCGTGAGGGCCCCCAGGACGATCTGCACCAGCAGCAGCACGGCGGCCAGCACGAAGAGCGGGCGCAAGCGATCGCCATCTCCGGTGATCCGCCAGCCCCAGAAGGCGAGGGCCGCGAAGGAGAGGGCGACCGTGCCCGCCACCACCCGATGCGACCACTCGAAGGCGACCTTCAGGTCCATGGCCGGGACGAACTCGCCGAAGCAGAGCGGCCAGTCGGGGCAGGCGAGCCCGGCGCCGTGGGCGCGCACCAGCGCGCCGAGCACGATCAAGCCGTAGGTGAGCAGCACGAGCGCCAGGAAACCGGCGGTCAGGCCCGACGGACGCGGAGCGGCGGTGCCGCGGCCCTCGACCCGCGCGAGCGCGTCGCCTCGGGTCGTTCCCTCGTCTAGCATGCCGGCCTCGCTCACCCGAATCACCCTAGGCAATGGCTCCCCCCGAAACAAACACGGCCATCGAGGTTCGCGGCCTCGAGAAGCGCTACGGCGACCACCGCGCGCTGGCGGGGATCAATCTCTCGGTCCCGGCCGGCAGCTGCTTCGGCTTGCTGGGTCCGAACGGGGCTGGGAAGTCGACCACCGTCGGCGTCCTCACCACGCTCCTTTCGCCGAGCGGCGGCACGGCCACGCTGCTCGGCCACGACGTCGAGCGCGAGCGCGCCGCGGTCCGGGCTCGGCTCGGCGTGGTGTTCCAGGAGCCCGCTCTCGATCCCGAGCTCTCGGCTCGGGAGCAGCTGCGCTTGCACGCGCGCCTGTTTCGCTTGGAGTCGCCCGCCGCGGTCGTGGACGACTGGATCGAACGGCTCGACCTGGTCGAGCACGCCGATCGCGCGGTGCGCAAGCTCTCCGGCGGCCTGCGTCGCCGCGTCGAGATCGCGCGCGGCTTGCTCAACCGCCCCGGGGTGCTCTTTCTCGATGAGCCGACCACGGGCCTCGACCCCGCGGCCCGCGCCCGGATCTGGGACGAGCTGCGCAAGCTCCGGGACAGCGGCGAGACCACGCTCTTCCTGACCACCCACTCGATGGAAGAGGCCGATGCGCTGTGCGACGAGATCGCGATCCTCGACGCCGGCGAGGTGCGTGTCACCGGGCCGCCCGAGCGCCTCAAGGCCGATCTCGGCGGAGACGTCGTGACGGTGGTCCTGCGCGACGCGCCGGCGTCGGCGGAGGCTGCGCTGTCATCGGTCGCGGGCGTTCAGCGCGTCGACGCGAGCACGTCCGACGCCGGGACGACCTTCCACGTCACCGTGCGCGACGCCCCCCAGCAACTCGCGCGTCTGCTCGATCCCTTCCCGGCGGCCGACGTGCTGGCGGTCGAGATGCAGCGACCGAGTCTCGAGCACGTGTTCCTCCACCACACCGGTCATACGTTCGAGTCGGTCGAATCCGAAGCAGACGCGGCCGCATCCGATGCGGGGGCCGCATGAACGCCGGGCTGGGTGATCTCTGGGCGCTCACCGGCCGCGAGCTGCGGCGCTATGCGCGCGATCGCGCGTACTGGGTCGGGCAGATCGTGTTTCCCCTCGCCTTCGTGGGGTTCATCGGCTTCGGGCTCAACGACGTCGTCGATCTACCCAGCGGGACCAGCTACGTCGGGCATCTGGCCACGGGCCTGCTCGCGCTGCTGGTCGGGTCGGGCGCGGTGGGCGGCGGCTTCTCGCTGATCGAAGACAAGACCAGCGGGTTTCTGCGCGCGCTGCTCGTCGCACCCGTGGCGCGCATCCATCTCGTACTGGCGAAGCTGATTTCGCGCACCCTCCTGTCCCTGGTGCTGGTGGCGGGGCTCGGCCTCTTGCTCGCGCTCTTCACGCCGGTGCGCATCCATGATCCGGTGGCGGGGATCGTCGCCGTCGTGGCGATCACCGCGATCTTCGTGGCACTCGGCGTGACCCTCGCGGTGCCGCTGCGGCGCCTCGAATCGTTCCGTCTGATCGCCGCCCTCGTGACGGTCCCGCTCTACCTGTTCTCGGGGATCTTCTACCCGGTCTCGACGCTGCCGGCGCCGACCCGCTGGCTCAGCGTCGTGAACCCGCTGACCTACGGCGTCGATCTGCTCCGCTACGCGCTCCTCGGTGTACACGAGTTGCCGGTCGGACGTTCCTTGGTTTTGCTCTGCGGATTGACGGCATTGGCCATCGCGCTTGCCGCCTACGCCTTCGACCGGGGCACCCGGGGCTGAGCGCCGCCTTCAGTGGCACGCCCATGGGGTCGATAAGCGAGGCATGGAACCCCAGGTGGAACGATCGACCTCCCAAGATCCCCGACGGCTCCGCGAGCTCTTGGCGCGCGCCGAGATGCTGGCCCAGGAGCACGGGCTGCGCTCCGTCCTGGTGGGCCTTTCCGGGTTCGAGGGCGATCTCGCCTTCCCGGAGATCGTCGACTACGTCGAGAGCGCGCTGCGCGTCGACGATGCGCTGTTCCGCATGACGCGCGAGCGCGTCGTGATCCTCCTGACCGATGTCGACGCCGACCAGGCGGCCGGGATCGTGGCCCGGCTGCTCGACGAGTACCGGGAGCACTACCCCTCGACGAGCGAGCCCACGGTGGGCCTGGGCCAGTTCGAGATCGGGCCCGATACGACCGAGGTCTCGCTGAAGCTCGTGCTGCCCGCGCTCTTCGCGACGCCTCCCACGTCCCACTAGCGCGGCGCGAAGGCGCTCGGCCCAGGCAAGCGCCGGCGGCCCCGCGCTAGACCCGCAGCGAACGCGCGGTACTCTCCGGCGCCCATGCCGGAGATCCACCCGACCGCGATCCTCGATGGGGACGTCGAACTGGCGGCGGACGTCCAGATCGGGCCCCACTGCGTGATCCGCGGGCGGGTCCAGATCGGGGAAGAGACGCGCCTCATCGGCCACGTCTACCTCGAGGGCCCGCTGGTGCTGGGCGCGCACAACCTCGTCTACCCCTTCACCACCCTGGGCTTCGCTCCCCAGGATCTGTCCTTTCCGCCTGACCGGGAGGGCGCCGGCCTGGTGATCGGCGACCAGAACCGCTTCCGTGAATCGGTCACGATCTCGCGCGCCACCGGTGACGCGCCGACGCGGATCGGCGATCGCAACTACTGGATGGCGAACACCCACGCCGGTCACGATTCCGAGATCGGCAATGACTGCGTGATCGCGAATGGCACCCTGCTCGGCGGCTGGGTGCGGGTGGGCGACAACGTCTTCGCCGGCGGCAACGTGGCCGTGCATCAGCGCTGCCAGCTCGGGCGCGGCTCCTTCCTGACCGGCAGCGTCGGCCTGAACAAGGATCTGCCGCCCTTCTTCATGCTCACCGGCGGCAACGTGGCGGGCAGCATCAACCTGATCGGGATGCGCCGCTCTGGGATGCCCAGCGATCAGATCGACGACGTGAAGTGGGTGTACAAGAAGCTCTATCGCAGCTCGCTCCCGCTGCGAAAGGCGCTCGACGAGATCGAGGAGCGCGGCGATCGCCCGCTCGTGGCCGAGTACCTGACGTTCCTTCGCGGCATGACCCAGGGGCTGTGCCCGCACCGCGGCGAAGCGCGTCGCGGTACCGGACTGGACTGAGCCCGAACCCGGGTCCAGGGGTTCGCAACCTAGAGCAGGTCGGCGAGCGCGGGCTCCAGCTCGGGATACCGGAACGCGAAGCCACGCTCCTCGGCAACGCGCGGGACCACGCGTCGGCTGCCGAGCAGCTCTCCGGCGAGTTCGCCGAGCGCCGCGCGTACGGCGAAGCCCGGGACCGGGAGCAGGGTGGGGCGCCCCAGCACCCGGCCGAGGGTGCGCGTGAGCTCGGAGTTGGTCACCGGCTGGGGGGCGACCCCATTCACGGCGCCTTGCCAGCCCTCGTCGGTGATCGCGGCGAAGAGCAGGGCAGTGAGGTCGTCGAGGTGGATCCACGGAAACCACTGACGCCCGTCGCCGAGGCGCCCGCCGAGCCCGAAGCGGAAGGGCAGCACCAGCTGGGGCAGCGCTCCGCCGTCCTTCGCGAGCACGATGCCGATCCGCACGCGCACGGTGCGGACGCCCAACGCTTCGGCGGCCAGGGCTTCCCGTTCCCAGTCGACGCAGACCTCGGCGAGCAGTCCTTCGCCGGCGTCGGCGTCTTCGGCGAGGAGCGTGTCGCCGCGGTCCCCGTAGTAGCCGACGGCCGACGCACACACGAAGGTGCGCGGGCGCTCCGCGTCGGAGCACGCGCCGAGGGATTCGACGAGCGCGCGGGTCGAGGCCACCCGGCTCTCACGCACGCGCGCCTTGTGGGTGGCGGTGGGAAGCCCACCGAACACGGGTTCGCCGGCGAGGTGCACGACGGCGCGCAAGCCCGCCAGGTCTTCCGGCGCGACCTTCGTCCCATCCCACACGCAGCTCTCGGCGCCGGCAGGGAGTCCCCGCGGCGATGCGCGGCGCGAGACGATGCGCGCGCCGTGACCCGCGTCGAGCAGTGCCCGAGAGAGGGCACCTCCGACCAGACCGGTGCCGCCGGTGATCAGCACGGTGTCGGATGCAGCGGCCATGGTCCCCCCCCCTCGCGCGCCGTTCCTGGTTCGATCCGGACGCGGGTCGATCGGAGCGCGGCCGTGACCACGGTAGCGGCTGGTGGCCGGAGTGCTTCAGACCCGGTCGAGCAAGTCGGCCAGACGTGCCGCGAGGGCGTCGCCACCGGCCGGGAGCGGCGTCCCGTCGAGCGCGCCGAGCGCGCGGGCGCCGCGCACCGCGTTGGTGACACACACGCCTCGCGCCGAAGCGAGATCACGCGGGCCGAGGTCCCGTTCGTGGATCGCGGACCGCTCTCGCAGGATCTCGAGCGCGAGGCCGGCGACGCCGCCGCGCTCGGCGGGCGGCGTGAGCCAGTGCCCTTGCCCGTCCTCGAGAACGAGGTTGCTGCGCGTGCCCTCGACGAGACGTCCCTGTCGGTCGAAGAGCAGCGCCTCCTCGACGCCCTCGGCTTGCGCGGCTTCGGCGGCACCTTCGATCTCCACCCGATTCGTGAGCTTCTGTCCGGGGAAGCGGGAGGGCCCGGGGTGGGCGATGGGCGAGGTGATGGCCCGCCACCGCACGGGATCGTTCCCGAGCGCACGCGGGATCCCCACCAGGCGGGTGCCGCTCGCGTCGCGCGAGAGCTGCATGCGGATGGCGCCGTCCCTGCCATCGAACGCCGCCCGGGCGAGCCCGCGAAACGCCTCGCGCACGGCGGTGTCGGAGGGCACCGCGAAGCCGAGCGCCTTCGCCGCCCGGCGCAGACGCGCGATGTGTCGGTCGAGGTGGCGCACGTCGCCGCCCCGCACGAGCGCACTCGTGTAGCAGCCGAGCCCGGAGCGGTACGCCGAGTCGTCCGCCGACACCACGAAGCTGCCCGCTGGATGCAGGCGTCCGTCGGCCCAGACCGGGAACGGCGGGAGACGCGAACCGTCCGTCACCGCGAGCGTCCGATTCCTACCGGAGTCGGTCGCAGCCGGATCGGGCTAGCGCTGGTCGAGCGGGACGTAGTCGGTCTGGTTGGCGCCGGTGTAGATCTGCCGCGGACGCCCGATCTTGAAGTCGGGGTCGTTGTGCAGCTCGAGCCACTGGGCGATCCAGCCGGGCAGGCGTCCCAGCGCGAAGATCGCCGTGAACATGTTCGCCGGCGTTCCGATCGCGTTGTAGATGACGCCCGAGTAGAAGTCGACGTTCGGGTAGAGGCGCCGCTCGACGAAGTAGTCGTCCTTGAGGGCGATCTCTTCGAGCTCGACCGCGATCTCGAGCAGCTTCGTGCGGACGCCGAGATTCTCGAGGACCTCGAAGCAAGCCTTCTTGATGATCTTCATGCGCGGGTCGAAGTTCTTGTAGACGCGGTGCCCGAAGCCCATCAAGCGCGCCGTGTCGTCGCCGCGCTTCGCGCGATCGACGAACTCGCGGGCGGTGATTCCCTCGTCGCGAATCTGGGCCAGCATCTCGATCACGGCCTGGTTTGCGCCACCGTGGCTCGGGCCCCAGAGCGCGTTGATGCCGGCAGAGATCGCCGCGAACAGGTTCACCATCGACGAACCCACCAGCCGCACCGTGCTGGTGGAGCAGTTCTGCTCGTGGTCGGCGTGCAGGATGAGCAGGAGGTCGATGGCCTTCTCGATGACCGGATCGACCTCGTAGGGCTCGCACGGCGTGGCGAACATCATGTGCAGGAAGTTCGCCGAGTAGGACAGCTCGTTGCGAGGGTAGATGAACGGCTGACCGATCGAGTGCTTGTAGGCGTAGGCGGCCATCGTGATCATCTTCGCGATGAGCCGATGTACCGAGATCTCGACCTGGCGCGGATCGCGCGGGTCGAGGGAATCGGGGTAGAAGGCTGAAAGCGAACCACACGCTGCGGCGCAGGCAGCCATCGGGTGCGCGTCCTTCGGGAGCGCTCCGAAGAAGCGCTTGAAGTCCTCATGGATCATCGTATGGAGCGTGATCGAGTTGACGAACTCCTCGAGCTCGGTGCCCGTCGGGAGCTGTCCGTAGATCAGCAGGTAGGCCACCTCGAGGAAGGTGCTCTTCTCGGCGAGCTGCTCGATCGGGATGCCCCGGTACCGCAAGATGCCTTTCTCACCGTCGATGAAGGTGATCGCGCTCTTGCAGGAGCCCGAGTTCGCGTAGCCGGGATCGAGGGTGATCAGGCCGGTCTGCGAACGCAGTTTGCCGATGTCGATTCCGCGTTCGCCCTCGCTGCCCTCGATGATGGGGAGTTCCAGAGTCTGATCACCGACTTGCAGCTTGGCCGTTTCCGACATGGGACTCCTTCGGGCGCGGCGCCGGCGGGGCGTGCGCGGAACGGGAAGGGGATCCTCGGATCCCAAGGGTTGGGTCCGAATCCCTTCGGACGAAACCGGTGGAAGCTTAGCCGAAGCTCGGGAAACGCGAAAGATCCCCAGCGATCACCGGGAGTTGCGCACCTGCGTGCACATCGGCCCAGGGGCGCCGCCGAAGGCCGTTCCGGTGTCCCGGGGACCGCGGGGCCTCTCCGGATGCTCCGCCTCAGCCGCCGGCGCGCTTGACGGTGAAGCCCTTCGCCTCGAGCTCCGGGATCACGGCGTCGCGGTGGTCGCCCTGGATCTCGATCACACCGTCCTTCACCGAGCCGCCACTGCCGCAGCGGCGCTTCAGCTCGCCGGCGAGATCGCGCAGATCCTCCGACGGGAGCGGGACGCCCGAGATGGTGGTCACCGGTTTCCCTCGGCGCCCCTTCACCTCGCGTCGCACGCGCACCACGCCGTCGCCCTGGGGTGCGCGCGGGTTCTTCCGGCACACGCAGCCCTTCGACGAGCGACCACAGTGGGGGCACATCCGTCCGCTGCCCGTGGAATAGACCGTGCGATCCCGACTCAAGCCTGTCTGCCTCCGGCCGTTCCATGGAGGGGTGCCGCGGCCCGGGGTGGGTCGGGCGCCGCATCGGCCCGTGCTCGGATGCCCGAGGTCGGTTCCTCGACACTCTTCAGGCCTCTGGATACTGTACCTCGCCATGCAAAGACACCGCTTTCGAGGCTTTGGGCTCATCGTGTCCTGCGTCGTCGCGTTCGCGACGGCGGCAGCGGCCATCGACGATCCGGCCGCGCGCACGCAGGTCACCACCTTCGACAACGGACTCGTCGCGGTGACACTCGAAGACGACGCCACGCCCGTCGTCTCCTTCCAGATCTGGGTGCAGGTCGGCTCGCGCGACGAATCCGAGTACACCGGGCTCGCCCACCTCTTCGAGCACATGATGTTCAAAGGGTCGAAGCACATCGCCCCCGAAGAACACGCCCGGCTGGTGAACGCCCGCGGCGGTGTGATCAACGCGTTCACGAGCCGCGATTTCACGGTCTACTTCGAGGACGTCACCCGCGAATCCCTGCCGCTGGTGATCGACCTCGAGCACGAGCGCTTCTCGAACCTGCGTGTCACCGAAGACATGCTGAAGAGCGAGCGTCAGGTGGTGCTCGAAGAGCGCCGCTACCGCACCGAGGACAAGCCGGTGGGGCGTGCCTACGAGGCGCTGCTGGCCCTGCTCTGGCAGGCCCATCCCTACCGCTGGCCGGTGATCGGTTGGCGCAGCGACGTCGAGAAGGCGACCGTCGAGGTCTGCCAGGACTTCTTCGACCGCTTCTACGCGCCGAACAACCTGGTGATCGCGGTGGCCGGCGACTTCGACACCGAAGCCACGCTCGCCCACCTGGAGCGCACCTTCGGGCAGATGCCCAACCCGGGCCCGATCCTGCGCAACCCGACCGAGGAGCCCGAGCAGTCCGGCGAACGGCGCTCGACGGTGCACTTCGACCTGCGCAGCCCGGTACTCGCAGCGGCCTGGCACGCGCCGCCGACGGGGCACGAAGACGGCGAGGCCCTCGACGTGCTCTCCCAGATCCTCTCCGACGGCCGCTCGAGCCGTCTCTACAAGAGCCTCGTGCACGAAGCCGAGATCGCCCTGTCGGCGTCCGGGGGCTACTGGGAGATGATCGATGCCGGTGCGTTCCTGGCGCTGGCGGGTGTGCGTCCGGGTGAGGACATCGACGAAGTCGAGCGCCTGTTCTTCGCCGAGATCGACAAGCTGCGCGACGCGCCGGTGACCGAAGCCGAGCTCGCCAAGGCCAAGCGCCAGCTCGAGGTGTCACTGGTGAACGGCCTGGCCACGAGCCACGCCCTGTCGTCCCGGATCGGCCGCGACTACGCGACCTTCGGCCGGATCCGCCCGCTCGACGAACGACTCGAACGGATCCGGTCGGTGACGGCCGAGGACGTGCAGCGGGTCGCCCGCACCTACCTCGTGAAAGCGAAACGCAACGTCGTCCACATCGTGCCACCGCCCGAGGAAGCGGCCGAAGCGCCTGCACCCGCGAATGCACGCGACAATGGGGAGGGCGCCTGATGCGCGCGCGCGAACGCTCTCGACGAATCGTCTCGGTGCTCCTCACCGGGGTCGGTGCCACGCTCCTCGGCGGCTGCGGCGGGCTCCTCGGCCCCGCGCCGGCCTGGGAAGAGCCGGCGCCCGCGCCGGTCGAGCGGCCCGTGGTGCGCGAGGGCGCGGTCAGCGTCCGTGAGCTGCCGAACGGGCTGCGCGTCCTGATCCACGAAGACCACCGGCTGCCGCGGGTGGTGCTCGGCCTGACCGTGCGCCGCGGGGCGACCGGTGAGTCCCCCGAAGACGCCGGTCTCGCTTCCTTCACCACCGAGCTGCTCGAGCGCGGCGCCGGCGACCGCGATGCCCTCGCGTTCGCGGAAGTCACCGACGCGCTGGGCGCGGGTTTCGGTGCCGCAGCCGACTGGGACACGATGGGCGCCTCGATCTCGGGCCTGTCGCGCGACTTCGACACGCTGGTCGAGCTGCTCTCCGACGCAGTGTTGCGGCCGCGCTTCGACGCGCGCGAAGCCGAACGCGCGCGCTCCCAGCTCCTGGCCGCCTTCGAGCGCGCCAAAGACGACCCGGCGACGTTGGCGCGCTGGAACCTGGCGAAGGCGATCTACGGAGACCATCGTTTCGGAATGCCCACCGCCGGGAGCCCGGAATCGGTGGAGGGCTTCGACGCCAAACGTGCGCGTGCCTTCCACGCAAAGCTCTTCGTCCCCAACGGCGCCATCCTCAGCGTGTCCGGCGACGTCGATCCCGACGCGGCCTTCGCGGCCGTGAAGGAGGCTTTCGGCGCCTGGGAGCGCGGCTCCGTCATCGACCCGGGCGCACCCCCGCCGTCTCCGTCACCCGCGAAGCGCCACATCGTGGTGGTC containing:
- a CDS encoding pitrilysin family protein; the protein is MRARERSRRIVSVLLTGVGATLLGGCGGLLGPAPAWEEPAPAPVERPVVREGAVSVRELPNGLRVLIHEDHRLPRVVLGLTVRRGATGESPEDAGLASFTTELLERGAGDRDALAFAEVTDALGAGFGAAADWDTMGASISGLSRDFDTLVELLSDAVLRPRFDAREAERARSQLLAAFERAKDDPATLARWNLAKAIYGDHRFGMPTAGSPESVEGFDAKRARAFHAKLFVPNGAILSVSGDVDPDAAFAAVKEAFGAWERGSVIDPGAPPPSPSPAKRHIVVVDRPDLAQARINVGHDGIARTDDIRIPASLLNTVVGGGGFSSRLMSALRAENEAGLTYSASSGFSLRRAPGPFGAATFTRVEKVREALDILLAEIERGRTEPPAEDELGWARTLATGRFSMGLETADAVTGALVDLDVHGLPADSLDTYRARVRDVTPEDVAAAAKQLLHPERIAIVLVGPAEAIVPQVEDLAPVEVVQP